From the genome of Sphingobacterium sp. UGAL515B_05:
AGTTTTCCGCCGTGCAGCTGTATGATCGAACGACAGAGTGCTAAACCTATTCCGCCATTGGTAGCCGATAGGCCTTTTGCATTGGCCTGATAAAATTGTTCAAATACAAAAGGTATATCTTTGGATGGGATTCCACGCCCCGAATCCCAAACGGATACAAGCAGTTTCTCCAACTCGCCTTCTCCTTCTAGCTCAACCTGTATCTTTATTTTACCCCCCTTGTCCGTAAATTTAAACGCATTATAAATCAAATTGACAAGGACTTTTTCAAATTGCTCCGGATCAAAACCTCCAACATAATCAGGGCTTACCTTATTATCCAGGAAAAACTGAATATTATTTTTCTCGGCAATAAAGTGAAAATTCTGGCGAATGTTTTCCAAATACGTAGCAACATGAACCTTTTGGCAAAACAATTTCATCTTTCCGCCTTCATGTTTTCTGAAATCAAGCAGCTGATTAACCAGATTCATCAAGCGATCCGCATTTCTTGTTGCATAACCGAGATGCTCCTGTGCATATGCTGAAAGCGAGCGATCGTCTTTTAATTGATTTAACGGCCCAATAATTAATGACAATGGCGTACGGAATTCATGGGAGATATTGGTAAAGAAATTCAGTTTTGCTTCATGAAGCTCCTCCTGTTTTTCCGAATCTATTTTCCGAATCAAAAGGTCTTGTTTCAATTTATTTCTACCGTGGAAAAATCGGATCACCAAAAAACTGACCGCAGCAAAAAGAAGAAAATAGCCGCTATAGGCCCACCATGTCCTCCATGGCGCTGGCAGCACTTTAATCTTCAAAACCGTTGCCTTTTCGTTCCATACCCCGTCGTTGTTGGCCCCTTTAACCCAAAGCTCGTAAGTACCGGGGTCTAAATTGGTATAAGTAGCCACGGGATTGCTCACATAATTCCAGTCTTGGTCAAAGCCTTTTAGATAATAAGCATATTGATTTTTCTCCGGATGAACATAATTCAATACACTGAATTCCAAACTAAAAACATTTTGATTGTGATCAAGAATTAATTCATCCATCATGGATATATCTTTAGGAATAACACCATCGAGGCCCGGGAGAACTGTTTTATTGAATAATTTCAACTCCGTAAACTGAATGGGGGGAATGTAATTATTGACACTTAAACTATCCGGATTAAATAGGGTGAAGCCCGAGAAGCTTCCAAAGGCAAGTTTTCCGTCCCGCAACATTGCTGCTGCATTTTGAATATATTCGTTACCGGGAAGACCATCGATCTTCGTATAGGTTCGTACATGACCAGATAGGGGATCGAAACAAGAAATCCCCGTATTTGTGCTCAACCACAATTTGTTTTTCAGATCACTTAGAATAGCAAAAACATTGTTGATCGGCAATCCGTTTCGCTCATTAAACCTTTTGAACGCTTTCTTCTCTGGAAGATAAAGATTCAGCCCGCCCATGTACGTACCGATCCAAATATGTCCTTTCCGATCTTCATGGATACTCACAATATCATTTCCGCTAATTGAAAGGGAATCCTTCTTGTCATTTAGAAAGGAAACAAATTTATCGGTCCCTGCTAATTTTAGATTTAAACCATTTGAAGTACCAATCCATAGATTACCTTTTGAATCCTCCAGTAAAGCGCGCACCATATTGGAACTCAACTGCTTTCTGGCAACGTTAAATGTCTGGAAAGTTCCTACTTTCTGGTTTTTACGAAGTACCTGTAGTCCTCCGCCGAAAGTGCCAATCCAAATATCGCCATTGCGATCCTCTAAGATCGCATACACATTATTATTTGCCAGGCCATTACTTACATTGGGGTCGAAACGAAAATGTTCATAGCCTTGCTGTCCCTTTCGTCTTAAATTCAACCCACCATCATAAGTACCTACCCATAAATTCCCTTCCTTATCTAAACAGATAGACTTCACATTATTATGACTTAGGCCATTCAGGTTATTTTTATCGTGACGTTCACTAAAAAAAGAATTCGTACGCCGATTAAAATAATTTAATCCTCCCCCCTCAGTTCCAATCACCAGTTCTCCCATAGCATTTTCAACAAATGCACTCACCACATTGTAACTTAAGCTATTGCGTTTAGATTGATGGGTGAAATTCTGAAAATTAGGAATATCCTTGTCATAAATATTAACCCCTCCAAAATAGGTTCCAATCCAAATAGACCCCCGCTTATCTTGAAATATAGGGCGAATGGAATTATTGCTTAAGCTATTGGGATTTCCATCGTCTGCCTGGATAAAAAGCAATTTTCCGTTTTGATAAACATATAGGCCATTGAATGTTCCAATCCAAATCTTTCCATCATCTGTTTTTTTTAAGGACCGCACATCTTGATTAGCCAAACCTGTATGATTTCCCTCTTCGGTTAACGAGGATATTTCGTCTGTATTCTCATTGATAATCCGAATACCATTATATTTTGTACCTACCCAAAATATACCTGGACTAACTTCCAAAACAGCCTGAAACCGTTGATTAACCTTATTATCTACCGATTTCTCTTTGAAGTAAGTCCGTAGCACCTTTAAGCTATTTCCATCTTTCGATGCGGCTTGCATGAGTACAATGGCATCATCGGTACAAAACCATAATCGCTTTCTGCGATCCTCATACATGGTGCGAAAATTACGATAGTATTCTTTTCCCTGGCTTCTTTCAACGGTAATCTCATTGAAGACCAATTCCGCTTCAGGATGCCGGCCCTCTTTGATCTTATACAAGCCTATATTTGTCGCAATCCAAATCTTACCGTTGGAATCCTGAAAAATCTGGTGAACGTTGACATCCATTTTCCCACTGCTACTCTCTACCGTAGGTAATGGTATACGGCTAAAATTGTCTGATTCTCGATTGTATAAATTCAGACCTGTCATTGTCCCTATCCAAAGCCGCCTTTTGTTATCTTCCGTAATCGCTTGAATAAAGTTGTGCTCTAAGGAAAGGCTATCTTGCGGATTACTGCGATAAATTGTAAACTTTCGGGCGTCGTATTTATTTAAGCCATCACGGGTACCAATCCACATAAAACCCAAATGATCTTGGGCTATAGCGAAAACACTGCCTTGAGACAAACCTTCGTTGACATCCAAGTGTAAAAAACGATAGTTTTTTTCCTGCGCATGCAAAATAGAAATTAAAGCTAACGCACAGCAAAAACAGCGCATAAAAACACGTAATGGCATCATAAGGTATATAATTGAAATGGATGATAAAAATAATCATTCCATTGAATAAATACGAACAAGAATCACTTTAATCGATCTTTTAATTGTTGCTCATAAAGTGAGCCGATCGACATTATTCTGTTTTGATTTTCCCAGTAACCAGCATTTCTATTTTTCAATCTTCCAGCTACTTTTTCTCCCTTTACTCCTATGGCAAAATTTTGTCCGGAAGCCCAGGGCTGTTGTACTGCAGCACTTTTGACCGTACAATTCCATAAGACTTGTGTCACCCCAGCCCAGCCATGTCCACTTCCCCAGTTACCGCGGTCCTGAACATTAATTTCACCATCCGTTACGATTTGATCGTATAAGGTTCCAACAGCCCATCGATGATGTGGACCGATATCCGCATGTGTTCGCTCCGCGCTAGAAAGGCTAAAAACGTTTGGACCGAGGGTCCTAGCCCCTGTTACGTAATCATGGCGTCCTTCCGTGGTATAAAGTTCTTTAAATAAATTAAGCTGACCGTCATTATTGAATGAATACCTTCGGCCACCTGTAATTTGAGATTTTCCATCCAGACACCGCGACTTCATTACTGTAATCTGTTTGGCAAAAGCGCCAAGACTCACCGCCGCATAACCAAAATAACGCGCGGTAATATTGCGCACCCAACCATTCGCTATTTTATCCATATCAATTGCAATCCAGCCGTGGTTTTCGTCTTCATCACTTACAAAATCGGATTCGAAACGTATATTTTCGATTCCAACTTCACTTATACGTCCGTCAAAGGTGTAAGGAATGACAGCCACTTTTCCATACCTCGGATCAATCGCCATCACCAAGGGATTATCAAAAAATACAGAGTCACCTTTAATGGCCAAAATAGTACGTTCAAAATTTAGCTTATATTCCCGCGCGGTCCACTGTTTCGTCCCTTCTCTCTTTTCAATTTGGTTCATTCGAAGCGCTTCGATCCAGGCATCGTTCATCTCATACGAGAGCAGTACCTGCTCGCCCACTTTCCTTTCCTTCGCATGATCGATTAGGACATATTTAGCCCCTACAGGTCCATATCCATTCTTAACAAACTGTTTTCTTGCCTGGTCCACTGAATAACTACCTGTACCTGAAATCTTCAATAAGCTCCGTTGGTGCTGGCCTGTAGCTTTAAGCAGGGTTTGCCCTATTGCATCGCCCTCCCCTCTCAACACGACACCGCTGGCGTGAATTTCCAAGCTTCCAGGTATATTGTACAGGCCTTTTTTCAACAAAATAGCCCCTCTATAACCATTTTTATCAAGTGGTTTTGCCGATACAGCATCGATAGCCTGCTGTATAATTTGTTGATCATCGCCATTTACGCTGGGTTTTACAGTAATCACAACAGGAACATTGGGCAGCTTTTGATCACCTTGATGATAGCCCACATGGCTAAAGTCGGGGATTAGATTTCCCTGTGCATCTGGAAAATAGATCAATTGTCCCGCTGGATTTTTCCGGACCAGATCCGATTGAACTTTTCCGGACTGTAGATCTTCTTGCCGATGCAGTGCTTCCAAAAAGTAATAATCGGCATAACTCAATGGTTTATCCACTTCAGTATTGGAAGGTTTCGATCCTGTACTGTGTAATAATATAAAACCTCTACTTTTATTTGGTGGCGACATGTAATTGTCTATCAGATTCGCCAATATGGTCTGTGCTTTTGCACGATAATCTTTCCCTTGGTTGCTATACGTGCTTAATTCCAACAGCCCCGACGCTATGACTGTCGCTGCCGACACATCCCGTGGTTCATTTGGAATATTCGGCGCATCGAAATCCCAGTAAGGGATCAAGTCTTTCGGCATATTGGGATGTGAAAACAGCCAATGCGCAACTTTTTCGGCTTGCTGCAGATATTTCGGATCTCCAGTTTCTCTGTAACACATCGTATAGCCATACAGTGCCCAGGCTTCACCCCGCGACCATGTCGATTCATCACTTAAGCCCTGATGGGTGTTTTTATGCTGCACAGCTCCTGTTTTCGGATTATAGTCTATTACATGGTATGTGCTGTAATCTGGCCTAAAATGATTTTTTAGCGTTGTATTGGCGTGGCTCACCGCAATATGATAATAAGTAGAATCTCCCGTAAGTTTGGTTGCTTCAAACAGCAATTCTAGATTGAGCATATTATCGATGATGACCGGAAAATCCCAGCGATGGCTATTGTGATCCCACGAACGTATACAGCCGACTGTCGGATTGAAGCGGGTTGCCAGCGTTTGGGCAGCCTGAACAAGCACCTCCCGGTACTGTGGATTTGCGGTTAACCGATAACCGTTTCCTACACTACAGTAGATCTTAAAGCCCATATCATGGGTCTTTCCATTAAATTGCTCCGCTTCGATCGAACGTGTCGTTTCTGAAGCAAGATCTCTCCACGTTTGTTTTCCCGATTTTTCGTAGAGATACCACAGGACGCCAGGGAAAAAACCACTGGTCCAGTCCCCCCTTTTCACGGCGACCAGTTTGTTATCTGAGGAAAGCGTACGTGGCGATACCAAGGATGAATCACTTTTTTTCAAGAGCTGCAATTCTTTATAAAGTAGCTCAGCTTGTTGATCTGCAAGCCCCCAAGCTTTTTGCAGCTGCTTTGTGCTCTGTGCCTCAACATGTTGAAAAGCACACAAAATTCCAGTCAAAAAGAGTGCTTTGGCAATAGATGACCTTTTTAAATTCCGAAAGCGCAAAAAGAGGGTATATCTTCGCAAAGACGTCGCATTAACATTCATGTTATCTGTAGGTTTTTAAGGTGAAATGGTTAAATTATTTTATAAGGGGGCTAGGAAATCAAAGCCATATAATTGGGTTGCGAATGGGTAAATTTCGAATAACCTCTTCTTGTTCGGGTGCATGATCAAGCTTTTCCCAAAGCTGCAGATAGTCTTTATTCTGGAAAGCCGCTGCCGAAAAGACAAGTGCCGGATGTGCAATTGGCCATTGATCCCAATACATGACATCTTTCTGGTAAGGCCATTTTTCTTTAGCTGCAATATAGGGGACCATAAAATCAATTCCCGTTTTTATGTTCCGCCCATCAGACAATGTATACTGCCAAAGGGAGGTGTTGGTCTTGGACAAAATCTGGCAGATCATGGCCATCGCATCCAGATTAAACAACGCGTATCCATAAGGTTTTGTCCGCTGTAATTCCCTCGGGAAGCTACCATTAGCGTCCATTTGATTCGGCAGCAGCACATGCGCATAACGATCTGCACATGTATTGAGTAATACAGTGTCTTGCACTAAACTCGAAAATGCGGCTACCTGCATCACCCAACATGTACCATGGTTGTTGGCGGCATTCATTTCATCGATACCATATTGATGCGTTGTAAGCCAGCGTAAATAGGCCGCAAACCAGCGATGTATGGCATCCTTGGCTGCCTGTGGAAAATTGGGGTCGTTTTCAAATATCTTTACGCCCTGTGCAACTTCCATCAGATGAATGGTATCAATAATGCCTATTCCGCGCCCTGTAAAACGCCCTTGTATAGCCTGCGCATAAAGAAGATTCGGATTCATCATCGTTTCTGCATCAACGAACCAAGCCTTTAAATGACGAAGTGCCTGCTGTACATATTTTTTATCCGGATTCAAACGATAGGCTGAGGCCAGTGCGCCCACGATTCGGCTGAAGCGGATCATTGCTTTACGATGTTCAACGAAATTGGCCGGATTAGTCATCCCATCCCGTTGGATATAGGGTGCAGCTGGATCTTTGGGATCGGGCCACCAATAATCGCCTTCAGAATAAAAATCATGAATACCCCCGGCACTCCGGACCGCGCTATATGCTGTCACAGTCAATGGTTTCTGCTTCATCGCCCATTTGGACTGCTTTAGAATAACAGGACGCAGCGTCTGGATGATCTCCTGCTCAAAAACACCTTCCTTAATTTTTGCCTTCAAAAATAAGGGGGAAATTACGATCCCGAGAAGACAGCCCATGATGCGAACAATTGATTTAGATTTCATTTTTCCTGTATTTTGATTTATAGCGGAACAATACGATACCGTTTACCTTTTATGGTCTCAAATTGAACTTCGAATGTTTTCGCAACTGCTAACGATGGCAATTTGGACGGATCAGCGATCGTATACGGTAGTTGTTCCGGTTTATATAATAGCGTATTGTCTGTGACAACTGCCTGATTTGATTCGATGCCGACAACTTTAACGGGTAAAGGTGTACGCAAACGACAAACACCTCCAATATTGGATATGATCATTGCTTCGGTCAATCCGTTATTTTTCCAGGCAATGTCTACGGTAAAGTTTCCCCTGGCCTTAATTCCTTTAATCGTCCCAGCAGACCATTCATCAGGTAGAGCCGGCAATAAATGAACAGCACCATCGTGACTTTGCAGCAACATTTCAGTCATTCCGGCCGTAGCACCAAAATTACCGTCAATTTGAAAAGGTGGGTGTGCATCAAATAAATTCGGATAGGCTCCACCACCGCTCATCTGAGCACGATCCAATTTAGGATCGATAAAATTTAAGGCATCCTTGAGGATTTTATAGGCATGATTTCCATCCTGAAGCCTCGCCCACCAATTTGTCTTCCAGGCCATCGACCAGCCGGTACTGACATCGCCCCTTAAAAGCAATGAACGCTTGGCGGCCGCAGCCAAAGCCTTGTTTTCCGCAAGACTGATCTGATTGCCCGGGTATAAACCAAATAAGTGGGAAATATGCCGATGCTGATCTTTTGGATCATCCCAATCTTTAAACCACTCTTGTAATTGTCCATATTGGCCCAACTGATAGGGATAAAGCTTTTCCTTCGCTTCTTCTAGTGCAGTTTTAAATTCAGGATCAACACCCAATATCGTACATGAACGAATAACAGCGGTAAAAAGCTCACGAATGATCGCCATATCCATCGTAGAGGCCATGGTCAATTGATATTCTTTACCTGCTATTTTAATTGTATTTTCAGGTGAAGTGGAAGGATTGGTCACGAGATATTTACTTCCTGGATCTGCAATCAGCCATTGCAGCATAAATTGGGCCGCCCCTTTCATCAATGGGTAGGCCTTCTCCTTCAAGAAAGTTTTGTCACCCGTAAAGCGATAGTGTTCCCATAAATGTGTGCTCAACCAGGCACCTGCCATAGGCCATGCCGACCAGCGTGGCATTCCTTTGGGATCCCAATCATATCCGCCCGGAGGGGAGGTTTTAGCCCATAGATCGGAATTATGATGCACAACCCAGCCCTTATCGACATGATAATTTATCGATGCTGTTTTAGCCCCGTTGATCGCCAGCTCCTCCATAAAATCAAACAAAGGCTGATGACATTCTGCAAGATTGGTATTTTCCGCAAGCCAATAATTCATTTCTGTATTGATATTGGTCGTGTAATTACTTCCCCACGGTGGCTGCACATGATCATTCCAGATCCCCTGTAAATTTGCAGGCCTTCCTCCTTGCCTGGAGCTGGCAATCAACAAGTAGCGTCCAAAATGATAATACAGCGTCAGAAGCCCCAAATCGGCAGGTCCTTTGGAAAACTGCATGACACGCTGGTCTGTAGGTAATTTATCATGAGCAGAAGTACCGGTCAGCGCAAAGGCTACACGATTGAATAGCGTTTGATAATCCCTTTGATGGTTCGCAAGTAAGGTCTGAAAATTCTTTTTGGAGACCGTATTCATGCGTTTTTTTGCGAGCAGCGTAGCATCTTTACCTTCCTGACTCGGAGACTTATCAAAACCGTTAAAGCTTGTCGCTTCTGTCAAAAATAAAATCACCTCATCAGCGCCTATAATTTTAAGCTTATCCGGCTCTTTTTTCACCAGACCACCGGTAGTTTTTACACTGACCTGCATCGCAAAGGTCATCCCTCTTCCGCCAACACTATCGTACACCACCTGTTGGGGTTCATAATCCCTATTGGCGACAAAACTCGGCGCCTTACCCTGAAGGGTCAGTTGATTATCCCCTTGGGTCGAAACGCTATATCGGAGCTTACTGGTCAAGGAAAGATCCAAGGTAATTGATTTTTTCTTGTCTGCTTTCAATCGAACCACCAATGCTTTATCCGGAAAGCTGACAAAACTTTCCCTTTGGTATCGAACACCTTGATACGAATAGCTCACCTGATTGATCGCTCGTTCAAGATCCAGCTCCCGTTTATAATCTTTGACCTTTTTTTCGTCCTGATGAAAGTCCAACCATAAATCGCCCATGGGTAGATACCGAGCAGAATAAGGTCCTTGCATTTTCTTCCAAAGAACTGCTGCCTCTTCATATTTTCCAGCAAAGATGGCTTGGCGCACTTGGGGTAAGACCTGCGGGCCGTTTTGATTATTGCCCGCATCGGGTTCACCCGACCACAGCGTATTATCGTTAATTTGAAACCTATCTTTACTTAGCCCTCCAAAGACCATCGCTCCTGTTGTGCCATTTCCAAGTGGCAGTGCCTCTTCCCACAGTGTGGCCGGTTGATTATACCAAAGCTTCAGCTGCGGCGAATTGCTTTGTGCACGGCATGGAGCAATCGTCCCCAGGAGGCCGAGCAGTAAAAAGAAGTTCAAATGATTCGTTGCTTTTAACATCTTGTGTTATTTTTCTATCGTTAACAAGGTACTCTTTGATCCTTCCATCCGGCCCGATATCACTGCGCTCCCCGAAGGCAGTCGAAGTTTAATTAATGCACGACCATTGTAGGCCTGTACTTTTTTCGACCCCGTAGAAGTGCCTTGATCGACGATCAACTGACCATCGCCTGTTGAACCAAAATAGATCCAATCCTTTGCATCGAGACAGGGGGTATTGGTATCGTCCACAATTTGGGCTTGCACAGTGATCACTTCGCCTTCCGCAGCAATCTGTTCGACAAGCAATTTGGCTGGTTTACCCCATTTTTTTGTCTGATATTGCTGTTCAATTTCATCCACTAGAATTTCCCGTCCGTTTTTCGCGACAGCTTTAATCTGATTGTTTCCTTCGTTCAGTTTCACCATCCAGCGCAAACCTGCCGCTGGAAAATCTTGGCTATTCCTTTTCTTTAATCCTTGACTTTCTCCATTGACAAAAAGCTCAACCTCACTGGCATTGGAATATACCTTTATCATTTTCAACTCCTCTTTTTCACCCCAACGGACCGGCCAAGTATGACCATAAATATGCAGCATTGGTTTAGCGGTCCAATACGACTGGAATACGTAGTACGATTCTTTTTTGGTAAAATCCCGTTCAACAACACCCTTCTGATTGACATAAGGCACCGGATTGTCTGGCCGTACCGGAGTTGAAAAATCTTTAAATGGCCAATAGGCTGTTCCCGTGAGCCAAGGCATTGTTTCTTGTTCCTTTAAGTGCCAATCGATGAGATTACAGATGTAGCTTTCACTCCAATCGCCATCTTTAGAAACCCGTGCTGCACCACCAATGAGCGACGCATCGCCTGCCCGTTCATCTGTTGTGCCATCACCTTTGATTTTAGCTAAAGCGCGATCAGGGTCTTCTGCATGTCGTCTTGCATGACTATCCCCGCCCCACTCCACATGAAGGAAATGTTTTACCTTTTTCATTTCTTCTTCGGACGCTGTTTTATAGTCGGTATAAACACCTCTATACCAACCCGCCCAAATGGAGGGCGAATAAACATCAACAATATCTTTACAGAAATCACAACGTCGTATCGCTGTTTTCCGGCTCGGGTCCAATTGATGAGCTAAGCCATTGAGTTCACTCATATAAGCCCTTATCTTCGCCTGATCAAACTCCGTAAAATCACCGGGCCAATCATTTTCATTACCAAGCCCCCAGATAATGACCGATGGATGATTATAATGCTGTTCAATCATATTGGTTAACATCCGTTTTCCCTGAAGTTGGTAGACCTCACCACCTAATCCACCTCTGCACCATGGAATCTCTTCCCAAACCAAGATACCCAGACTATCACAGGCCTCAAGCACTTTACGACTCTGCTGATAATGTCCCAAGCGTATAAAGTTTACGCCCATCTCTTTCATCAGGGTCATCTCTTGTAGAATCTGATCGTCAGTCATTGCTGCAGCAACACCGGCATGGTCTTCATGACGATGGGTACCGCGAAGCAAAAGCCTTTTCCCGTTCAGCAGAAAAGGACCTTTTTCTTTAAACGCTACATGTCTAAAGCCAAAGATGCTCTCTTCTTTAAATACTTGTCCATTGCTTTTGATTGTCGTAACTAAGCGGTATAAAGCCGGTTGATCAGGACTCCAAAGCTGTGGCTTCTTAACCAGGAATTGTCCAAATTCAAAATTTAATGCTCCCTTATTAACTTTTGGTTGCTGGGTTTGCACGATTTTTCCAGCAGGGTCATAGAGCTGCGTTTCGACTTCAAAATTTGCCTGAGCCGAAAATGGCATCAGCCGTCCGCGGACGTTGACCACTCCCTGCTTACCATCGGCCCCTACCGACGCCTCAACAAATACACGCTCCAAAGCTGTCTGCGGAACATATTTGAGGTTTAGATGTCTGTAAATACCTCCATAGACGTTAAAATCAGACAGATCAGAAGGGATCATTTCGAGATCACGTGAATTATCCACACGAATTGAAAGCGGTATTTTGCCCTTAAACTGTTTTTTAAAAGCAGCTGTTTTTTTAAACTTTTCAACGGCATCTGTAATGTCCACAGTCCATTCGTCGTATCCGCCAACGTGCTCCCCAACTTTAATTGTATGGATATAAACAGCTGTCTTTTGTCCGGCTCCTTCAAAATGAAGAAGGGTGTGACCATTTAAATAGGGGTTATCGATCTCCAGCGATTTTCTGTACCAGCTTGGCCCCTGATAATAATTGATAGCTGGATCAACAGCGTCCAGCGCATTATAACAGTGCGGCAGATTTATCTGCTCCCAAAGTGGGACAGACTCGGGATTACCGGCTCCCACCGGTCTTACAGCTTCCCAGATCCCCCCCAGATCGCTCTTTAAGAAATCCCAGCCTTGATCAATCCGCTTAACTTCCTGAGCGTGGAGCTGAGGAACTCCAAAAGTCAGCAACAACGCAACTATTTTATTCAATCTACTTTTCTTCATTATGCTATTTTAGTATCTGCTTTTCATCTTCGGCCTTACTCGTCCAAAGCTCCAGTTTTCATGTTCTTTGCTCCGGGCCCTTTTTCGCGCTTAAATTTGCCAGCCACTTCGATCTTAATCACTGTAGCAACAGCATCAATGGCTTGCTCAGGCACGGCAATCTGAATACCATTGGCATTCGATTTTACCTTTAACACTTGATTATTGGCTAAAAGACGAGCTTTTAAAACTTTATTTTCAATCGGAAGTTCAACTATCCCATTTTTTGGCCAGTCAAATACAGAGACATACAAATAAGTCCGCTTTCCATCTTCCTTCATGGTACATCTCCCCCATTCAAATGGCTGTAAAGGACTACTCTTGGTCGCGTAGACTGCTTCACTATTGGCTTTCATCCATTGGCCAATTACAGCCAAACGTTCTATACTCTCCTTTGGAAAGGATCCATCGGGTTTTGGACCAACGTTCAACAGGTAGTTTCCACCTTTGGAAGCAATATCAACGAGATTGCGGATCAAGGTTTCGGCAGACTTCCATTTATGATCCGATGTGCGGTAGCCCCAAGTGCCATTCATGGTCATACAGGTTTCCCAATGTTTGCCTTCGAGTTCACTCCAATCTGGAATTTTTTGCTCCGGCGTTTTTGTATCGCCGGGAAAATTAGGCCGTTTCAATCGATCATTTGTGATAATATTGGGTTGTAATGCCAATTGGTCCTGAAGCATATTTGCGGCTTCGTCGGTCATATTGGTTGGTGTATCCCACCATAGCACAGCAATATCCCCATAGTTACTCAGCAATTCTTTGACCTGAGGAACAGATACATTTTTGATATAGTCACTAAAACTCGCTGTTTCTTGTTTGGGATCCCAATGGCCATGATGTGCTAGTGTGT
Proteins encoded in this window:
- a CDS encoding two-component regulator propeller domain-containing protein, encoding MMPLRVFMRCFCCALALISILHAQEKNYRFLHLDVNEGLSQGSVFAIAQDHLGFMWIGTRDGLNKYDARKFTIYRSNPQDSLSLEHNFIQAITEDNKRRLWIGTMTGLNLYNRESDNFSRIPLPTVESSSGKMDVNVHQIFQDSNGKIWIATNIGLYKIKEGRHPEAELVFNEITVERSQGKEYYRNFRTMYEDRRKRLWFCTDDAIVLMQAASKDGNSLKVLRTYFKEKSVDNKVNQRFQAVLEVSPGIFWVGTKYNGIRIINENTDEISSLTEEGNHTGLANQDVRSLKKTDDGKIWIGTFNGLYVYQNGKLLFIQADDGNPNSLSNNSIRPIFQDKRGSIWIGTYFGGVNIYDKDIPNFQNFTHQSKRNSLSYNVVSAFVENAMGELVIGTEGGGLNYFNRRTNSFFSERHDKNNLNGLSHNNVKSICLDKEGNLWVGTYDGGLNLRRKGQQGYEHFRFDPNVSNGLANNNVYAILEDRNGDIWIGTFGGGLQVLRKNQKVGTFQTFNVARKQLSSNMVRALLEDSKGNLWIGTSNGLNLKLAGTDKFVSFLNDKKDSLSISGNDIVSIHEDRKGHIWIGTYMGGLNLYLPEKKAFKRFNERNGLPINNVFAILSDLKNKLWLSTNTGISCFDPLSGHVRTYTKIDGLPGNEYIQNAAAMLRDGKLAFGSFSGFTLFNPDSLSVNNYIPPIQFTELKLFNKTVLPGLDGVIPKDISMMDELILDHNQNVFSLEFSVLNYVHPEKNQYAYYLKGFDQDWNYVSNPVATYTNLDPGTYELWVKGANNDGVWNEKATVLKIKVLPAPWRTWWAYSGYFLLFAAVSFLVIRFFHGRNKLKQDLLIRKIDSEKQEELHEAKLNFFTNISHEFRTPLSLIIGPLNQLKDDRSLSAYAQEHLGYATRNADRLMNLVNQLLDFRKHEGGKMKLFCQKVHVATYLENIRQNFHFIAEKNNIQFFLDNKVSPDYVGGFDPEQFEKVLVNLIYNAFKFTDKGGKIKIQVELEGEGELEKLLVSVWDSGRGIPSKDIPFVFEQFYQANAKGLSATNGGIGLALCRSIIQLHGGKLTVESNMAQEPADFNTVFRISLPQGNVLVEELMVLDGTAATICSDPADADMPHVDATKTEIEPSAADEDKPIILVAEDNVELRCFLCENLRKKYIVLEANDGIEALELVQARQPDIIISDVTMPNCDGITLLQQIKNDSSSNHIPVILLTARTADPYITEAFEIGTDDYITKPFSMPHLIQKISNIIQTRKRLEEKFVQNYLLGAQGTDLPERTRFLDQVLKVVEENLGCEDFGVQDLTKAIGVSRSVLYRKIKQQTGLNLVEFINMVRLKKAAYILVNDTGLSISEVAYQVGFNDPKYFSKTFKKFYKESPRTYVEKFGIKESSN
- a CDS encoding glycoside hydrolase family 88 protein, which translates into the protein MNVNATSLRRYTLFLRFRNLKRSSIAKALFLTGILCAFQHVEAQSTKQLQKAWGLADQQAELLYKELQLLKKSDSSLVSPRTLSSDNKLVAVKRGDWTSGFFPGVLWYLYEKSGKQTWRDLASETTRSIEAEQFNGKTHDMGFKIYCSVGNGYRLTANPQYREVLVQAAQTLATRFNPTVGCIRSWDHNSHRWDFPVIIDNMLNLELLFEATKLTGDSTYYHIAVSHANTTLKNHFRPDYSTYHVIDYNPKTGAVQHKNTHQGLSDESTWSRGEAWALYGYTMCYRETGDPKYLQQAEKVAHWLFSHPNMPKDLIPYWDFDAPNIPNEPRDVSAATVIASGLLELSTYSNQGKDYRAKAQTILANLIDNYMSPPNKSRGFILLHSTGSKPSNTEVDKPLSYADYYFLEALHRQEDLQSGKVQSDLVRKNPAGQLIYFPDAQGNLIPDFSHVGYHQGDQKLPNVPVVITVKPSVNGDDQQIIQQAIDAVSAKPLDKNGYRGAILLKKGLYNIPGSLEIHASGVVLRGEGDAIGQTLLKATGQHQRSLLKISGTGSYSVDQARKQFVKNGYGPVGAKYVLIDHAKERKVGEQVLLSYEMNDAWIEALRMNQIEKREGTKQWTAREYKLNFERTILAIKGDSVFFDNPLVMAIDPRYGKVAVIPYTFDGRISEVGIENIRFESDFVSDEDENHGWIAIDMDKIANGWVRNITARYFGYAAVSLGAFAKQITVMKSRCLDGKSQITGGRRYSFNNDGQLNLFKELYTTEGRHDYVTGARTLGPNVFSLSSAERTHADIGPHHRWAVGTLYDQIVTDGEINVQDRGNWGSGHGWAGVTQVLWNCTVKSAAVQQPWASGQNFAIGVKGEKVAGRLKNRNAGYWENQNRIMSIGSLYEQQLKDRLK
- a CDS encoding alginate lyase family protein is translated as MKSKSIVRIMGCLLGIVISPLFLKAKIKEGVFEQEIIQTLRPVILKQSKWAMKQKPLTVTAYSAVRSAGGIHDFYSEGDYWWPDPKDPAAPYIQRDGMTNPANFVEHRKAMIRFSRIVGALASAYRLNPDKKYVQQALRHLKAWFVDAETMMNPNLLYAQAIQGRFTGRGIGIIDTIHLMEVAQGVKIFENDPNFPQAAKDAIHRWFAAYLRWLTTHQYGIDEMNAANNHGTCWVMQVAAFSSLVQDTVLLNTCADRYAHVLLPNQMDANGSFPRELQRTKPYGYALFNLDAMAMICQILSKTNTSLWQYTLSDGRNIKTGIDFMVPYIAAKEKWPYQKDVMYWDQWPIAHPALVFSAAAFQNKDYLQLWEKLDHAPEQEEVIRNLPIRNPIIWL